The Lutra lutra chromosome 16, mLutLut1.2, whole genome shotgun sequence genome segment ATCCCTGTGACGATGAGGGCTATTCGGAGGAAAGCTGAAACCATTCAGGCCGACACTCCAGCACTGTCACTCATTGCAGAGACAGTTGAAGACATGGTGAAAAAGAACCTGCCCCCGGCTAGCAGCCCAGGGTATGGCATGACCACAGGCAACAACCCAATGAGTGGTACCACTACACCAACCAACACCTTTCCGGGGGGTCCCATTACCACCTTGTTTAATATGAGCATGAGCATCAAAGATCGGCATGAGTCGGTGGGCCATGGGGAGGACTTCAGCAAGGTGTCTCAGAACCCAATTCTTACCAGTTTGTTGCAAATCACAGGGAACGGGGGGTCTACCATTGGCTCGAGTCCGACCCCTCCTCATCACACGCCGCCACCTGTCTCTTCGATGGCCGGCAACACCAAGAACCACCCGATGCTCATGAACCTTCTTAAAGATAACCCTGCCCAGGATTTCTCAACCCTTTATGGAAGCAGCCCTTTAGAAAGGCAGAACTCTTCTTCCGGCTCACCCCGGATGGAAATATGCCCAGGAAGCAAcaagacaaagaagaagaagtcatCAAGATTACCACCTGACAAACCCAAGCACCAGACTGAAGATGACTTTCAGAGGGAGCTATTTTCAATGGATGTTGACTCACAGAACCCTATCTTTGATGTCAACATGACAGCAGATACGCTGGATACGCCACACATCACTCCAGCTCCAAGCCAGTGTAGTACTCCCCCAACAACTTACCCACAACCAGTACCTCACCCCCAGCCCAGTATTCAAAGGATGGTCCGACTATCCAGTTCAGACAGCATTGGCCCAGATGTAACTGATATCCTTTCAGACATTGCAGAAGAAGCCTCTAAGCTTCCCAGCACTAGTGACGATTGCCCACCCATTGGTACCCCTGTTCGAGATTCTTCAAGCTCTGGGCATTCTCAGAGTGCCCTCTTTGACCCTGATGTCTTTCAAACCAATAATAATGAAAATCCGTACACAGATCCAGCTGACCTAATTGCAGATGCTGCTGGAAGCCCTAGTAGTGACTCTCCTAccaatcatttttttcctgatggaGTAGATTTTAATCCTGATTTGTTGAACAGCCAGAGCCAAGGTGGTTTTGGAGAAGAATATTTTGATGAAAGCAGCCAAAGTGGAGATAACGATGATTTCAAAGGATTTGCATCTCAGGCACTAAATACTTTGGGGGTGCCAATGCTTGGAGGTGATAATGGGGAGACTAAGTTTAAAGGCAACAGCCAAGCTGACACAGTTGATTTCAGTATTATATCAGTGGCTGGTAAGGCTTTGGGTCCTGCGGATCTTATGGAGCATCACAGTGGTAGCCAGAGTCCTTTATTGACTACTGGGGACTTAGGGAAAGAAAAGACTCAAAAGCGAGTAAAGGAAGGCAACGGCACCAGTAATAGTAGTCTGTCAGGGCCAGGATTAGATAGCAAACCAGGGAAGCGCAGTCGGACCCCTTCTAATGATggcaaaagcaaagataaacctCCAAAGCggaagaaggcagacactgaaggAAAGTCTCCGTCTCACAGTTCTTCTAACCGACCTTTCACTCCACCTACCAGTACAGGCGGATCCAAATCTCCAGGCAGTTCAGGAAGGTCACAGACTCCCCCAGGTGTTGCCACACCACCTATTCCCAAAATCACTATTCAGATTCCTAAAGGCACCGTGATGGTGGGCAAGCCTTCCTCCCACAGTCAGTATACCAGTAGTGGTTCTGTGTCTTCCTCAGGCAGTAAAAGCCACCATAgccattcttcctcctcctcttcctcatcttctgCTTCCAACTCAGGCAAGATGAAAAGCAGTAAATCAGAAGGTTCATCAAGTTCCAAGTTAAGCAGCAGTGTATATTCTAGCCAAGGGTCTTCTGGATCTAGCCAGTCCAAAAATTCATCCCAGTCTGGGGGGAAGCCAGGCTCCTCTCCTATTACCAAGCATGGACTGAGCAGTGGCTCCAGCAGCACTAAGATGAAACCTCAAGGGAAGCCATCATCACTTATGAATCCTTCTTTAAGTAAACCAAACATATCCCCTTCTCATTCAAGGCCACCTGGAGGCTCTGAGAAGCTTGCCTCTCCAATGAAGCCTGTTCCTGGGACTCCCCCATCCTCTAAAGCCAAGTCCCCCATCAGTTCAGGTTCTGGTGGTTCTCATATGTCTGGAACCAGTTCAAGCACTGGCATGAAGTCATCTTCAGGGTTAGGATCCTCAGGCTCATTGTCTCAGAAAACTCCCCCATCATCTAATTCTTGTACagcatcttcctcttccttttcctcaagtGGTTCTTCCATGTCATCCTCTCAGAACCAACATGGGAGTTCCAAAGGGAAATCTCCCAGCAGAAATAAGAAGCCGTCCTTAACAGCTGTCATAGATAAACTGAAGCATGGGGTCGTCACCAGTGGCCCTGGAGGTGAAGACCCAATGGATGGCCAGATGGGGGTGAGCACAAATTCTTCTAGCCATCCAATGACCTCCAAACATAACATGTCAGGAGGAGAGTTCCAGAGTAAGCGTGAgaaaagtgataaagaaaaatccaAGGTTTCCACCTCGGGGGGTTCAGTGGATTCATCTAAGAAGACCTCAGAATCAAAAAATGTGGGGAGCACAGGTGTGGCAAAAATTATCATCAGCAAGCATGATGGGGGTTCTCCCAGTATTAAAGCCAAAGTGACTTTGCAGAAACCTGGGGAGAGTAGTGGAGAAGGGCTCAGGCCTCAGATGACCTCTTCCAAAAACTATGGCTCTCCACTCATCAGTGGTTCCACTCCAAAGCATGAGCGTGGCTCTCCTAGCCATAGTAAGTCACCAGCATATACCCCCCAGAATCTGGACAGTGAAAGTGAGTCAGGCTCCTCCATAGCAGAGAAATCTTATCAGAACAGTCCCAGCTCAGATGATGGTATCCGACCTCTTCCAGAATACAGCACAGAAAAGCATAAgaagcacaaaaaagaaaagaagaaagtaaaagacaAAGATCGGGACCGGGACCGGGACAAAGACCGGGACAAGAAAAAATCTCATAGCATCAAGCCAGAGAGTTGGTCTAAATCACCCATCTCTTCAGACCAGTCCTTGTCTATGACAAGCAACACAATTTTATCTACAGACAGGCCCTCAAGGCTCAGCCCTGACTTTATGATTGGGGAGGAAGATGACGATCTTATGGATGTGGCCCTAATTGGCAATTAGGAAccttattttttaagacaaaaatggCCAGAGAAAAACTAATAAGTTTATAGGCAAACCACCATAAGGGGTGAGTCAGGTCTGATTTTGTGTTCAAGAATCTTAAATGGCATGGCTTTGACACCGAGCTGGGTAAATTTAGAAAGGCATAGCCAGACCCTACTAAAGAGGCCATAGGGTTTGATTTTGGTTACCAAGAATCACTTTTTCCTTTgccagagaaaaaagaggaaaaaaaaaaaaaagttaaaatacttgCTTATGaatgggagggggtgggtggggcatagggagagggaagggtgggAAACAGTTTTGTGggaaatattcatatatattttttctccctttttccatttttaggcCATGTTTTAACTCATTTTAGTGCATGTATTTGAAGGGCTGGGCagcaaatgaaaaagcaataCATTCCTTGATGCATTTGCATGAAGGTTGTTCACTTTGTTTGGATAGTTGTCCATTTGAGGCATGGGCAAATGAAGGACTTTGGTCATTTTGGACACTTAAGTAATGTTTGGTGTCTGTTTCTTAGGAGTGATTGGGGGAGGGAAGAtaattttagctatttatttgtaatattttaaccCTTTATCTGTTTGTCTTTATACAGTGTTTCTAATTCTATAAGGTTCAGGGTTCAAAGTAATGGGAGGTGGAAGAGCAAGGCTTATTTGGTGGTAGAGAGCCTGTAGCTTGTGCTGGTACTGTAGCATTAAGCCCAAACAGATTAGTCAGAGTCCACCTTTGGAGTtaaatagaaaaaccaaaatggtatttttgttttaggaGGTTTATCGTAGGGTTCAGACATCATAGGAATATTAGGAGTTACCTCTCTGGGGAGGTACTGATTTATAGTCTCTTTTGTCCTTTAATAAAGGCTGGGCTGGCTTTTTGGGAAGTAAACATGTTTTCAGATGCAGTAAGGTTTAATGTACAGCCTCCCTGACCCAGTGGCATGAAAACCATTACAGAATTAATAGTTCTCCTATTTCCACAGTGTGCCAAAAGTCCACATCCCAGCATTTTGTTTGTAGGAGAACTGATGCCATTCCTGAGAGCTGGGCTCCTTGTTTCTCTGCGTCACATGGAGGAGGAGTCCAGACTTCAGTCACTCCACTGTATGCTCCcttaaataaaacagtaaaaaatttgCAGCCATAGTtcacttaaaacattttcaagcTCACTTGAAGTAATGGGGGCCTGGAATGCTAGGTGGGCGTGAAGATACACCCTTGCTACTATGTAGCAACCCAATTGGACCTTTTTGGAGGAACAGGTCTGAGTCTGGATTCTGGGGGACATCAATAAGAAGCCCTTCTCATAAATATAGAAATCCAGGAGACCATTTGAGTGCAACACAAGTTCTCAGTATTTGGAGGGTCCTCTCAAAATTCTGCGGCCTTACTTTGATTTTGACACCTGCACTGTGCCATTCCTGATGATTCCATTCAGGATCTGTTATCAGCAGGACGGGGCACAGTCCCCAGCACAACTCTtctggatttaaaacaaaacaaaacaaaacaaaaaaaaacaggtgattcatttgtgtgtgtgtgtgataaatggAGTGACTTCATCAGATATTGAAGAAGATTTCTATATTCAGCTCTTTCTGCAGGTTGGAGTTAGCATAGAGTTGGAAAATCAGCTTTGGCGTTCTTTCCTGACTGTCTCTGATTTCCTCTAGTGTTCTCCCTTTTCTGGTCATCAGCTCTCAACAACTCTGCCACTTTTGTGTCCCAAGGTAATAAGAAGTAGGAAACGAAACAGTGCAAAGTGGAGCAAGAAAAGTTATCGGTTACCGTATCAGAGTCAAATGTCTTGGGTGACACTAAGGAGGACATGGGCAAGGTGATACCAGAGTGCTTTATCTTGTGATGCTGATACAGTAGCAGCCTCTCAAACATATAACCAGGTTGGATTTCTCACAAGTTTCTCACCTAGTTTTGAATCCTATCCCATTGGTt includes the following:
- the MED1 gene encoding mediator of RNA polymerase II transcription subunit 1 isoform X1, with product MKAQGETEESEKLSKMSSLLERLHAKFNQNRPWSETIKLVRQVMEKRVVMSSGGHQHLVSCLETLQKALKVTSLPAMTDRLESIARQNGLGSHLSASGTECYITSDMFYVEVQLDPAGQLCDVKVAHHGENPVSCPELVQQLREKNFDEFSKHLKGLVNLYNLPGDNKLKTKMYLALQSLEQDLSKMAVMYWKATNAGPLDKILHGSVGYLTPRSGGHLMNLKYYASPSDLLDDKTTSPIILHENNVPRSLGMNASVTIEGTSAMYKLPIAPLIMGSHPVDNKWTPSFSSITSANSVDLPACFFLKFPQPIPVSRAFVQKLQNCTGIPLFETQPTYVPLYELITQFELSKDPDPIPLNHNMRFYAALPGQQHCYFLNKDAPLPDGRSLQGTLVSKITFQHPGRVPLILNLIRHQVAYNTLIGSCVKRTILKEDSPGLLQFEVCPLSESRFSISFQHPVNDSLVCVVMDVQDSTHVNCKLYKGLSDALICTDDFIAKVVQRCMSIPVTMRAIRRKAETIQADTPALSLIAETVEDMVKKNLPPASSPGYGMTTGNNPMSGTTTPTNTFPGGPITTLFNMSMSIKDRHESVGHGEDFSKVSQNPILTSLLQITGNGGSTIGSSPTPPHHTPPPVSSMAGNTKNHPMLMNLLKDNPAQDFSTLYGSSPLERQNSSSGSPRMEICPGSNKTKKKKSSRLPPDKPKHQTEDDFQRELFSMDVDSQNPIFDVNMTADTLDTPHITPAPSQCSTPPTTYPQPVPHPQPSIQRMVRLSSSDSIGPDVTDILSDIAEEASKLPSTSDDCPPIGTPVRDSSSSGHSQSALFDPDVFQTNNNENPYTDPADLIADAAGSPSSDSPTNHFFPDGVDFNPDLLNSQSQGGFGEEYFDESSQSGDNDDFKGFASQALNTLGVPMLGGDNGETKFKGNSQADTVDFSIISVAGKALGPADLMEHHSGSQSPLLTTGDLGKEKTQKRVKEGNGTSNSSLSGPGLDSKPGKRSRTPSNDGKSKDKPPKRKKADTEGKSPSHSSSNRPFTPPTSTGGSKSPGSSGRSQTPPGVATPPIPKITIQIPKGTVMVGKPSSHSQYTSSGSVSSSGSKSHHSHSSSSSSSSSASNSGKMKSSKSEGSSSSKLSSSVYSSQGSSGSSQSKNSSQSGGKPGSSPITKHGLSSGSSSTKMKPQGKPSSLMNPSLSKPNISPSHSRPPGGSEKLASPMKPVPGTPPSSKAKSPISSGSGGSHMSGTSSSTGMKSSSGLGSSGSLSQKTPPSSNSCTASSSSFSSSGSSMSSSQNQHGSSKGKSPSRNKKPSLTAVIDKLKHGVVTSGPGGEDPMDGQMGVSTNSSSHPMTSKHNMSGGEFQSKREKSDKEKSKVSTSGGSVDSSKKTSESKNVGSTGVAKIIISKHDGGSPSIKAKVTLQKPGESSGEGLRPQMTSSKNYGSPLISGSTPKHERGSPSHSKSPAYTPQNLDSESESGSSIAEKSYQNSPSSDDGIRPLPEYSTEKHKKHKKEKKKVKDKDRDRDRDKDRDKKKSHSIKPESWSKSPISSDQSLSMTSNTILSTDRPSRLSPDFMIGEEDDDLMDVALIGN
- the MED1 gene encoding mediator of RNA polymerase II transcription subunit 1 isoform X2, yielding MYLALQSLEQDLSKMAVMYWKATNAGPLDKILHGSVGYLTPRSGGHLMNLKYYASPSDLLDDKTTSPIILHENNVPRSLGMNASVTIEGTSAMYKLPIAPLIMGSHPVDNKWTPSFSSITSANSVDLPACFFLKFPQPIPVSRAFVQKLQNCTGIPLFETQPTYVPLYELITQFELSKDPDPIPLNHNMRFYAALPGQQHCYFLNKDAPLPDGRSLQGTLVSKITFQHPGRVPLILNLIRHQVAYNTLIGSCVKRTILKEDSPGLLQFEVCPLSESRFSISFQHPVNDSLVCVVMDVQDSTHVNCKLYKGLSDALICTDDFIAKVVQRCMSIPVTMRAIRRKAETIQADTPALSLIAETVEDMVKKNLPPASSPGYGMTTGNNPMSGTTTPTNTFPGGPITTLFNMSMSIKDRHESVGHGEDFSKVSQNPILTSLLQITGNGGSTIGSSPTPPHHTPPPVSSMAGNTKNHPMLMNLLKDNPAQDFSTLYGSSPLERQNSSSGSPRMEICPGSNKTKKKKSSRLPPDKPKHQTEDDFQRELFSMDVDSQNPIFDVNMTADTLDTPHITPAPSQCSTPPTTYPQPVPHPQPSIQRMVRLSSSDSIGPDVTDILSDIAEEASKLPSTSDDCPPIGTPVRDSSSSGHSQSALFDPDVFQTNNNENPYTDPADLIADAAGSPSSDSPTNHFFPDGVDFNPDLLNSQSQGGFGEEYFDESSQSGDNDDFKGFASQALNTLGVPMLGGDNGETKFKGNSQADTVDFSIISVAGKALGPADLMEHHSGSQSPLLTTGDLGKEKTQKRVKEGNGTSNSSLSGPGLDSKPGKRSRTPSNDGKSKDKPPKRKKADTEGKSPSHSSSNRPFTPPTSTGGSKSPGSSGRSQTPPGVATPPIPKITIQIPKGTVMVGKPSSHSQYTSSGSVSSSGSKSHHSHSSSSSSSSSASNSGKMKSSKSEGSSSSKLSSSVYSSQGSSGSSQSKNSSQSGGKPGSSPITKHGLSSGSSSTKMKPQGKPSSLMNPSLSKPNISPSHSRPPGGSEKLASPMKPVPGTPPSSKAKSPISSGSGGSHMSGTSSSTGMKSSSGLGSSGSLSQKTPPSSNSCTASSSSFSSSGSSMSSSQNQHGSSKGKSPSRNKKPSLTAVIDKLKHGVVTSGPGGEDPMDGQMGVSTNSSSHPMTSKHNMSGGEFQSKREKSDKEKSKVSTSGGSVDSSKKTSESKNVGSTGVAKIIISKHDGGSPSIKAKVTLQKPGESSGEGLRPQMTSSKNYGSPLISGSTPKHERGSPSHSKSPAYTPQNLDSESESGSSIAEKSYQNSPSSDDGIRPLPEYSTEKHKKHKKEKKKVKDKDRDRDRDKDRDKKKSHSIKPESWSKSPISSDQSLSMTSNTILSTDRPSRLSPDFMIGEEDDDLMDVALIGN